GCGCCTGCGTCGGGGTGAAGGGGTCCCGGGTCCGTCCCATCATCAACGAACTTCAAGGCGAACGCATCGACCTGGTGGCCTTTTCGCCGGACGTCACGACCTACATCGCCAACGCCCTGTCGCCGGTGAAACCCCTCTCGGTCCGCATCGTCAACCTGGAAGAAAAACGCGCCGAAGCCCTGGTGGCCAACGACCAATTGTCGCTCGCCATCGGGAAGGCCGGACAGAACGTGCGACTCGCCAACAAGCTCACCGGGTGGAACATCGACGTCCGGTCCGAACTGCAAAAAAAAGAGGAATCCCAAGCCACCGCCGCCGCCCGCATCGACGAGCTCTCCCGGCTGGAAGGCGTGGGCCCCAAAACCGCCGAGGTGTTGCAAAAAGGCGGATGGGGGGACATGGAACGGTTGGCCAACGCCAAACCGGACGACCTCACGGCCCTCTCCGGCGTGGGCGAGAAGACGGCCGAAAAAATCATCGAGTCCGCCAAATTGTATTTGCAGGCCAAAGCGGCCGCTCCCGTGGACGCCGCGACCAACGAGGCCGCCGCCGAAACGGCCCCGGCCGAAACACCCGAATCCGCGCCCGCGCCGGAATCCGAACCGACCGCCGGAGCCAAGGACGAATAACGCCATGACCGACGCCAAAAAGAAAACCGCGGCCGCCAAACCGGCCGCCAAAAGCGCTCCCAAAAAACCCGACGCCAAGAAAAAAGCGAAGCCCGCGGCGGAAAAACCGGTTAAGGCGAAACGCGCCCCCAAAAAAGACGCCGAAACCCCGAAAGCCGTTCCGGCCCCGGTCGCCGTCAAAGCCAAAAAAGAACCGATCCTCGAAGCGCCGACGGCCCCGGTCAAATCGCCCGAGCCCAAACCCCTTTCCGTCACGATTCCCAAGCCGCCGACGAAACCCGTGACCCCGGCGCCCGTGGCGCCGCCCGTCGTCAAGGCAACGCCGGTCCCCGCCGCCCGCCCCGCGACGCCCGAAACCCGCGCGCCCCAGGCCCCGGCGCCCAAGCCGGCCGAACCCGTGCGTCCCCCGACCCCCGCGCCGGCCCCGGTGAAACCCGCGGCCCCGCCGGTTCCCCGGACCAAAATTTCCGTTCCCGAATCCATCACGGTCAAGGAACTGGCCGAAAAGATGAACGTCAAACTTCCGGACGTGATGAAAAAACTCATCACGATCGGCGTCATGGCCAACCTCAATCAGCGCCTGGACAAAGACTCCGTGACGCTCTTGGCGGACGCCTTCAATTTTGACGTGGACATCAAGGCCCTCTACGCCGATGAAGCCCTCAGTGTGGCGGACGACGCCAGCACGCTGCTGCCCCGACCGCCGGTCGTCACCGTCATGGGCCACGTCGATCACGGGAAAACCTCCCTCTTGGACGCCATCCGTTCCGCCCGGGTGGCGGAAAAAGAAGCGGGGGGAATCACCCAGCACATCGGCGCCTATCAAGTGAAAACCGACAAGGGGTTGGTGACCTTTTTGGACACCCCCGGCCACGAAGCCTTTACCGCCATGCGGGCCCGCGGCGCCCAGGCGACCGACCTGGTGATTTTGGTGGTGGCCGCCGACGACGGCGTAATGCCGCAGACCGTGGAGGCCTTGAACCACGCCCGGGCCGCGGGCGTGCCCATCGTGGTCGCCATCAACAAGTGCGACCTTCCGACGGCCAACCCCCAGCGCATCAAGCAGGAACTGGCGAACCTCAACCTCGCCCCGGAAGATTGGGGCGGAAAAACGGTCATGGTGGAAGTGTCGGCCAAAGCCAAAAAGAATTTGGACAAACTATTGGAAATGATTCTTCTGGAAGCCGAGCTGTTGGACCTCAAGGCAAACCCGAACCGCCCCGCCCAGGGCATCGTGGTCGAGGCGAAGCTCGACCCCCGCCGGGGCCCCGTGGCCACGGTGCTGATTCAAAAGGGCACCCTCCGGGTGGGCGACGCCTTCGTGTGCGGCGTCACGGCCGGCAAGATCCGCGCGTTGACCAACGACAAGGGCGAACGGGTCAAGGACGCCCCGCCCGCCTATCCCGTCGAAATTTTGGGATTGTCCGGCACGCCCCAGGCCGGCGACAAGTTGGTCGTCCTCCCCAGCGACCGGGAAGCCCGGGAAATCGCCGAACGACGCCAGGGCATCGCCACGGCGGAAGCCCGACGCGCCCGGCAACATTTGACGCTGGAAGCCTTTCACGAAGCGGCCGCGGCGGGCAAGGTAAAACAACTGCCCATCGTCCTTAAAGCCGACGTGCAGGGGTCGCTCGAAGCCATCCGAGACTCCCTGGAAAAATTAAACGGGGCGGAAATTTCCGTGCGCGTGATCCACGCCGGCATCGGTGGCATCACCAATTCCGACGTGGTGCTGGCCGACGCCTCCGACGCCGTGATTCTCGGCTTCAACGTCCGCCCCGACCCCTCCTCCGAATCCCTGGCTCAGCGGGAAGGCGTGGAAATCAAAACCTACCGAATCATCTACGACATGGTCAACGACGTCAAAGCCGGCTTGGAAGGCCTCCTGGACCCCGAGGAAAAGGAAGTGACGACCGGCTGGGCCGACGTCCGTAAAACCTTCACGGCCCCCAAAGTGGGTTTCGTCGCCGGGTGCATGGTGACCGACGGCAAAGTCACCCGGACCGGCCGGGCGCGTCTGGTCCGCAACGGCGCCATCGTTTTTGAAGGCGCCATCGGCAGCCTCCGCCGCTTCAAAGACGACGTCCGCGACGTGGAAAAGGGCTACGAGTGCGGCATCTCCCTGGCGAACTTTCAGGACGTCAAGGTGGGGGACAAAATCGAGTTCTACGTCATTGAAAAGCAGGCCCGAAAGCTCTGACCGGGCGTCCCCCCCATGTGGCAACGTCGGATTGAACGCGTCAACGAACTGCTTCTGCGGGAAATCTCCAATTTCGTTTTGGAGAACCAGCCGCCGGACCTGGGGTTTGTGACCTTTACCGGGGTGAGCGTCACCGAGGACTTGGAGCAGGCCCGCGTTTATTTCTCCGTCATGGGCACCGACGCCGAAAAGGCCCGGAGCCTGGATCTCCTGAACGCCATGCGGACGGATTTAACGCGGCGCATGCGGCGGCTCGAAAGCCTGAAGCGCATTCCCGAACTCCATTTCGAGTTCGACGCCACGCCCGAACGGGCCGCCCGCGTGCACGAAATCATCGAACACCTCCACGCTCCGCCGCCCGCCGCCGCGGCTCCGGCGACCAAACCCGGGAAAGAACGTCCGCCGCGCAAAAAAACCTGACCATGCCCCTGCCGCCGATCCCACGATCGTCGCAACAGGCCATCGGGCAAATCCTGGCGGCGGTCAAAAAACACAAAACTTTTTTTCTCACCGGCCACGAACGGCCCGACGGCGACACCGTGGGCTCCGAATTGGCTTTGGCCGGATTCCTTCGGCGGTCCGGCAAAAAAGTGACCGTGGCCAACACCGGCGGCGTGCCCGCGATGTTCGACTTTTTGGCCGGGGTCCGCTCGATCCGCACCGCCCCCCGAATTCCCGGCCGCTTTGACTGCGCCGTGGTGTTCGAGTGTTCGGGGCCCGACCGAATGGGGAACATCATCGACTTGAAAACCCAGGCGACCACCGTCATCAACATCGATCATCACGCCCACCACAGCCGCTTCGGCCACATCAATCTGATCAACCCCCGCACTTCCTCCAACTCGGAACAACTGGCCTACGTCTTCGAGCGCGCCGGTCACACGCTGAACCGGGCCGAAGCCACGGCCTTGTACGTGGGGCTGGTCACGGATTCCGGCCGCTTTCAGCACAGTTGCACCACCCCCGAAAGCCACGCGGTGGCGGCCCTTCTTCTGCGACGCGGCGTGGACGTCGCCGAAGTCCACCGACACGTCTACGGCACCCGTTCGGTGCCGGCCCTGCGCCTCCTGGCCCGGGCTCTAGCGGGCCTCCGACTTGAACTGGACCAGCGGGTGGCCGTTCTCTCCCTGTCCCAAAAAGATTTCGCCGAAACCGGCGCCGGGGAAGACGACACCGAAGACATCGTCAATTACGGCCTCCTCCCGCCCTCCGTGGCGGCCACCGTGTTTCTCTGCGAGTTGCCGGGCGGCGGCACCAAAGCCAGCCTGCGCGGAAAAGGCGCGGTGGACCTGTGCCGGTTGGCGGTTTCCCTGGGGGGCGGCGGCCACAAAAACGCCTCCGGCGTCACGCTCCCGGTCCCCTTGCCGTCGGCGACCCAAACGCTCCTGGACGCCCTCGCCAAAACGCTTAAATAACATGCCCCCTCTGCTCAGCCGCCGGGTCCTCTCCGGCCTCTTTCTCATCGACAAACCCAAGGGTCCGACCTCCCACGACGCGGTGCTTTGGGCCCGGCGGGTCCTCAACACCGCGGAGGTCGGCCACTGCGGCTCCCTCGACCCCATGGCCACGGGACTTCTCCTCTTGGTCGTCGGAGAGGCCCGCACACAACAAAATCGATTCATGGCGGAACGCAAAGTCTACGAAGGCACGGTGCGGCTCGGGTTCGCGACGGACACCGACGACACCGACGGACGTCCCCTGGCGGGGACGTTCGCCCGTTCGGCCGCCGACGTTTCCGAAACCGACGCGCGCTCGGAACTCGAACGGTTCAAGGGCGTTTTTGACCAGGAAGTCCCCACGTTTTCGGCGGTCAAGGTGAACGGCAAACCCTTGTATCATTGGGCGCGCAAGGGCGTCCCGGTGGAGAAACCGACCAAATCCGTCGAAGTCCACGCCATTAATTTTCTGGCCTACGCCCCGCCCGACATCGACTTTCGGGTGGATTGCGCCAAGGGCTTCTACGTTCGGGCCCTGGCCCGGGATTTGGGGAAACGGTTGGGCACCGGTGGCGTTTTGTCGCGCCTTTGCCGGGAGTCCATCGGAACCTACGAACGCCGCAACGCCTACCCCTGGGTGGACCGCGCCGCCCTGGACCCCGCCGTTTTCGAGCGATCGTTCATTCCCATCGAACGGTTGCCCGACTGATGGGGAAACCCGTCGTCCTCACCCTCGGGACCTTCGACGGCGTTCACCGGGGCCACCAGGCTCTTCTGGCGAAGGCCCGGGCCCGGGCGCGCGCGTTGCGCGGGGAGGTGTTGGCCGTGGCCTTTGACCGTCCGCCCCGCCTTTTCTTCCATCCCGAGCCGTCCCCCGCGTTGATTACCACCCCCGAGGAGCGCGCCCTCCTGCTTCGTCGTTTCGGCGCGGATCACGTGGAACGACTGGCCTTTGGCCGGCCCTTGGCCCGTTTGTCCGCCGTTCGATTCCTTCGGGACTACGTTCGGGGGCGATGGAAGGCCCGGGAGTGCGTGGTGGGCTTTAATTTCGCTTTCGGGCGGAGCCGGGAGGGGGATTTCGCGACGCTTCAGCGCCTGGCCCGTCGGTGGAACCTGCGGGTCCACTCCGTGGGGCCCGTGGCGCACCGGGGACAAACGGTGTCCTCGGGGCTTATTCGGCGGTGCCTTCGGGCGGGAAAAACCGACGACGCGGCGGCCTTTCTCGGTCATTCCTTTGCCCTTTCGGGGGAGGTCGTCCGCGGACGGGGATGGGGCCGGGGACTGGGCTATCCCACGGCGAACCTTCGGGTCTCCCCGGACAAGATTTTGCCGGCCGGCGCTTTCGCGGTCGGCGTCGCCCTGCCCTCCGGCACGCGCCGCGGGGGAATGATGAACATCGGCCGACGCCCCACCGTGTTGGCCGACGGGCCGCAAACCGTCGAAGTCCACGTGTTTGATTTTCTCGGCCGATTGGACGGGCAGCGTCTGACGGTCGACCTCCTCGGCCGCCTTCGTCCGGAAAAAAAATTCCCGTCCCGCGCGGACCTGATCCGCCAATTGCGTGAGGACGAGCGCCGGGCCCGATCCCGTGTGGGTCGCTCGGGCTGGCTGGCGTAAAAACGGGTTTGGGTTTATCCTAAGGGCATGGAACCCACGCCCCGCCGCGTTTTCGGAAAGACGGTGTTCTGGATCGGTATCGCCGTCGTTTTTCTTTGGTCCGGATTTCGACCCTTTGACCGATTCACGTGGTTCCTGGAAGTGGCCCCGGCCGTGGTGGGCGCGGTGATTCTCGTCGCCATTCGTCGACGCTTTCCGCTCACCCCCACGCTCCTTGTTTTAATCGGCCTTCACATGGTGGTTTTGATGATCGGCGGTCGCTACACCTACGCCCGAGTTCCGTTGTTCGATTGGATCCGCGATGCTTTCGGCCTGGCCCGCAATCACTACGACCGGCTGGGCCACTTCGCCCAGGGCTTTGTGCCGGCGCTCATCGCCCGGGAAATTCTGATCCGACGCTCCCCCTTGAAACCGGGCGGCTGGCTGTTTTTTCTGGTGGGCTGCGTGGCCTTGTCGATCAGCGCGTTTTACGAGTTGATCGAGTGGGGCGTCTCGTTGGCCACGGGCAGCGCGGGCGACGCCTTTTTGGGAACCCAGGGCGACGTGTGGGACACCCAGTGGGACATGGCCATGGCGTTGATCGGCGCGGTCACGGCGCAAATCGCCCTGGGCCGCCGCCAAGACCGCGAATTGGCCCCGGAAAAACCCACGTGAACCGCGCGGCGAGGATCGTGGCGGCGATCGGCGCGGTCCTCGGCCTGGCGGGGAACGCGCGCGCGGGGTTCGGCGGCCTCGAGGACATCGGCGTTTTTGCGGAGAGCGCTCAAACCGCCTCCACCCACTTCCGCCTGCACCACGAGGAAACCTTCGCCCCCGCCGGCATCCTCAACGATCTGGAAGGGTTGCACGCCAAACTGCTTCTCGACCTGGGCGTTTTCTCGCCCGGGGCCTATTCCGAGCGGATCGACGTCTATTTGTACAAGAACGCCGAGAGCTACGCCGCGCACGCCCACATGCCCGCCTGGTCGGCCGCCCACATTGATTTTCGAAACCGAAAAATCTACGGCTACCCCTCGGGCGAATTGAACCGCACCTTGGCCCACGAGATGGGGCATCTTTTCTTCATGCAATATTTCGTCGCCCAATCCACGACCCCGCCCCTGTGGCTCAACGAAGGCGTCGCCATGCTCATGGAATGGGACTACGGGGGGGACGGCGACTCGAACCAACGGGATCGGTATTTGATCAAAAGCCATCCGCCGCCGCTGGCCGATTTTTTTAAAACGACCTATCAGGGCGCCGGGAGCGATCAAGGCCGCGCCGTCTCCCTCTGGTACGCCCAGGCCGGGAGCGTGACGCGGTTTTTGATGCGCCGATTTTCAAAGGACCAGTTCGTCCGTTTCTGCGCCTCTCTCCGGGAGGGGAAAACAGTGGACGACGCCCTTCCCCTCGCCTACGGCCTCGCCGTTCCCGACGCCCCAACCCTCGACCGTCTTTGGCGGGAATCCCTCAACGCCGAGTGAGCAAGAAAATCCTTTACAGGATTTTCCCTCATTTGCTAGAATCCTCCCGATGATTACAAAAGAAAAGAAACACGACCTCGTATCCAAATTCGGTTCCACCCCCAAAGACACGGGTAACCCGGCCGCCCAAATCGCGATTTTGACCGAGCGCATCAACGGCCTCATGGACCACTTTCAAAAGGCCCCCAAGGACCACGGTTCTCGGCGCGGACTTTTGATGATGGTGGGCCACCGGCGTCGACTCCTGTCGCACTTGCGGGAATCGGAACCGAAGCGGTACGTGGAACTGCTCAAAGAACTTAACCTACGAAAATAGCGCGGCGCCCTTTTGGCGCGCCGGTTGTTTTGCACACGCAAGGGATGCGAAGGCTCCATGATCGTGGAGCGTTCCGATCCCTTCCGAACAACGCAAAACCCGCCGGCCGTCCAAGGGGCTCCGCGTTTTTTTTACACTCCAAAGGAGTCCTTTTACCATGAACAACGTTGAACGACCCGAAATCCAAGTGGGCGAC
The window above is part of the Elusimicrobiota bacterium genome. Proteins encoded here:
- the infB gene encoding translation initiation factor IF-2, whose protein sequence is MTDAKKKTAAAKPAAKSAPKKPDAKKKAKPAAEKPVKAKRAPKKDAETPKAVPAPVAVKAKKEPILEAPTAPVKSPEPKPLSVTIPKPPTKPVTPAPVAPPVVKATPVPAARPATPETRAPQAPAPKPAEPVRPPTPAPAPVKPAAPPVPRTKISVPESITVKELAEKMNVKLPDVMKKLITIGVMANLNQRLDKDSVTLLADAFNFDVDIKALYADEALSVADDASTLLPRPPVVTVMGHVDHGKTSLLDAIRSARVAEKEAGGITQHIGAYQVKTDKGLVTFLDTPGHEAFTAMRARGAQATDLVILVVAADDGVMPQTVEALNHARAAGVPIVVAINKCDLPTANPQRIKQELANLNLAPEDWGGKTVMVEVSAKAKKNLDKLLEMILLEAELLDLKANPNRPAQGIVVEAKLDPRRGPVATVLIQKGTLRVGDAFVCGVTAGKIRALTNDKGERVKDAPPAYPVEILGLSGTPQAGDKLVVLPSDREAREIAERRQGIATAEARRARQHLTLEAFHEAAAAGKVKQLPIVLKADVQGSLEAIRDSLEKLNGAEISVRVIHAGIGGITNSDVVLADASDAVILGFNVRPDPSSESLAQREGVEIKTYRIIYDMVNDVKAGLEGLLDPEEKEVTTGWADVRKTFTAPKVGFVAGCMVTDGKVTRTGRARLVRNGAIVFEGAIGSLRRFKDDVRDVEKGYECGISLANFQDVKVGDKIEFYVIEKQARKL
- the rbfA gene encoding 30S ribosome-binding factor RbfA, with amino-acid sequence MWQRRIERVNELLLREISNFVLENQPPDLGFVTFTGVSVTEDLEQARVYFSVMGTDAEKARSLDLLNAMRTDLTRRMRRLESLKRIPELHFEFDATPERAARVHEIIEHLHAPPPAAAAPATKPGKERPPRKKT
- a CDS encoding bifunctional oligoribonuclease/PAP phosphatase NrnA; the encoded protein is MPLPPIPRSSQQAIGQILAAVKKHKTFFLTGHERPDGDTVGSELALAGFLRRSGKKVTVANTGGVPAMFDFLAGVRSIRTAPRIPGRFDCAVVFECSGPDRMGNIIDLKTQATTVINIDHHAHHSRFGHINLINPRTSSNSEQLAYVFERAGHTLNRAEATALYVGLVTDSGRFQHSCTTPESHAVAALLLRRGVDVAEVHRHVYGTRSVPALRLLARALAGLRLELDQRVAVLSLSQKDFAETGAGEDDTEDIVNYGLLPPSVAATVFLCELPGGGTKASLRGKGAVDLCRLAVSLGGGGHKNASGVTLPVPLPSATQTLLDALAKTLK
- the truB gene encoding tRNA pseudouridine(55) synthase TruB, with protein sequence MPPLLSRRVLSGLFLIDKPKGPTSHDAVLWARRVLNTAEVGHCGSLDPMATGLLLLVVGEARTQQNRFMAERKVYEGTVRLGFATDTDDTDGRPLAGTFARSAADVSETDARSELERFKGVFDQEVPTFSAVKVNGKPLYHWARKGVPVEKPTKSVEVHAINFLAYAPPDIDFRVDCAKGFYVRALARDLGKRLGTGGVLSRLCRESIGTYERRNAYPWVDRAALDPAVFERSFIPIERLPD
- the ribF gene encoding riboflavin biosynthesis protein RibF produces the protein MGKPVVLTLGTFDGVHRGHQALLAKARARARALRGEVLAVAFDRPPRLFFHPEPSPALITTPEERALLLRRFGADHVERLAFGRPLARLSAVRFLRDYVRGRWKARECVVGFNFAFGRSREGDFATLQRLARRWNLRVHSVGPVAHRGQTVSSGLIRRCLRAGKTDDAAAFLGHSFALSGEVVRGRGWGRGLGYPTANLRVSPDKILPAGAFAVGVALPSGTRRGGMMNIGRRPTVLADGPQTVEVHVFDFLGRLDGQRLTVDLLGRLRPEKKFPSRADLIRQLREDERRARSRVGRSGWLA
- a CDS encoding DUF2238 domain-containing protein — its product is MEPTPRRVFGKTVFWIGIAVVFLWSGFRPFDRFTWFLEVAPAVVGAVILVAIRRRFPLTPTLLVLIGLHMVVLMIGGRYTYARVPLFDWIRDAFGLARNHYDRLGHFAQGFVPALIAREILIRRSPLKPGGWLFFLVGCVALSISAFYELIEWGVSLATGSAGDAFLGTQGDVWDTQWDMAMALIGAVTAQIALGRRQDRELAPEKPT
- the rpsO gene encoding 30S ribosomal protein S15, which produces MITKEKKHDLVSKFGSTPKDTGNPAAQIAILTERINGLMDHFQKAPKDHGSRRGLLMMVGHRRRLLSHLRESEPKRYVELLKELNLRK